Proteins encoded together in one Miscanthus floridulus cultivar M001 chromosome 16, ASM1932011v1, whole genome shotgun sequence window:
- the LOC136512553 gene encoding uncharacterized protein yields the protein MAAAAVASSYTPRPLRLAQRGALAPHHVSAPPPSTRSRRPRLAVSASAGVEAETSGSGRFYFNFTGFPFPLGPFLNRRTIRTEAVKGSIWLFEQEQALGFSSVSTNIRMTVIKLKSGGLWVHAPIAPTKECIQLLKELDAPVEHIVLPTFAYEHKIFVGPFSRKFPKAQIWVAPRQWSWPINLPLEFFGIFRAKPLKDEDDATPWAAEIEQKVLSSPEVGIGPYVEVAFYHKPSRTLLVTDAVIFVPQQPPECISKESLLASAKNGLAVKLLSKGKEVPDEPVVDNKLNRQKGWERMVLQILFLGPSNLLEPNASFAQMSQKLIVSPIVKTLVFSKVPEKVRDWVDRIAADWRFRRIIPCHFAAPINASRSDFLAAFAFLDEFLPERTARAPGLSLLFASFMGKAASYFPPDDMKTLSSLDEFLVSVGAVKKTVSGRKR from the exons ATGGCAGCAGCAGCCGTTGCCTCCAGTTACACCCCGCGGCCGCTCCGCTTGGCGCAGCGCGGGGCGCTCGCGCCCCACCACGTCAGCGCTCCGCCGCCCTCAACCCGTTCCCGCAGGCCGCGGCTCGCCGTCTCGGCCTCGGCCGGGGTGGAGGCGGAGACCAGCGGGTCCGGGCGGTTCTACTTCAACTTCACCGGGTTCCCCTTCCCGCTCGGCCCGTTCCTCAACCGCCGCACCATCCGCACCGAG GCGGTGAAGGGCAGCATATGGCTGTTCGAGCAGGAGCAGGCGCTGGGCTTCAGCAGCGTCTCCACCAACATCCGCATGACCGTCATCAAGCTCAAGTCCGGCGGGCTCTGGGTGCACGCGCCCATCGCGCCCACCAAGGAGTGCATCCAG CTGCTCAAGGAGCTGGACGCGCCGGTGGAGCACATCGTGCTGCCGACCTTCGCGTACGAGCACAAAATCTTCGTCGGGCCCTTCTCCCGGAAGTTCCCCAAGGCTCAGATATGGGTGGCGCCCAGGCAGTGGAGCTGGCCAATCAACCTGCCGCTCGAGTTCTTCGGGATCTTCCGGGCCAAGCCTCTCAAAGATGAGGATGACGCCACGCCCTGGGCCGCCGAAATCGAGCAGAAGGTGCTCAGCTCACCGGAAGTTG GGATTGGGCCATATGTGGAGGTGGCGTTCTACCATAAGCCTTCAAGGACACTACTGGTGACCGATGCTGTCATCTTTGTTCCTCAACAGCCACCGGAGTGTATCAGCAAAGAATCTCTGTTGGCATCTGCAAAGAATGGACTGGCAGTGAAGCTATTGAGCAAAGGGAAGGAGGTTCCCGACGAACCAGTTGTTGACAATAAGCTAAACCGTCAGAAAG GGTGGGAGAGAATGGTGCTTCAAATACTATTTCTTGGTCCGTCAAATCTGCTTGAGCCAAATGCAAGTTTTGCTCAAATGTCGCAAAAATTGATTGTCTCACCAATTGTCAAGACACTTGTTTTCAGCAAAGTTCCGGAGAAG GTGAGGGACTGGGTTGACAGGATTGCGGCGGACTGGCGATTCCGACGGATAATCCCTTGCCACTTTGCAGCCCCGATCAACGCGAGCCGGTCAGACTTTCTGGCCGCCTTTGCCTTCCTCGACGAGTTCCTCCCCGAGCGCACTGCCAGGGCGCCCGGTCTCTCACTGCTCTTCGCCTCCTTCATGGGGAAGGCAGCTAGCTACTTCCCTCCGGACGACATGAAGACACTCTCGTCTCTGGACGAGTTCTTGGTCTCTGTTGGCGCTGTCAAGAAAACCGTCTCTGGGAGGAAGAGGTGA